The DNA segment GGCAGATTAACTATTGGAAATGTTTAAATGTATTCAATCTAAATAAGAATAATGATTAAAAAAATATTCTGTAACCTTCAGATACAGAATATTTATATGATTGTAAAATTTGAAATGATAATTTATCTGCGTGATAATGCCATAAGTATTTTATCTGGGGTAATGGGCAAATCTCTCATCCGTACACCGATAGCATTATAAATAGCATTGGCTATTGCGGGTGCCGTACCAATAATTCCCACTTCTCCGAGACCTTTGGCGCCGGAAGGATTGATATTCGGATCTGGTTTATGAATAAAATCAACCTCGATAATGGGTGCATCAGCATTTACAGCAAAATGATATCCTGCCAGATCATTACCGATTAATGTTCCCAATTTTGCATCGATCTGGTTTTCTTCCATCAAAGCCATTCCGATACCACCAACCGCAGCTCCTGACATCTGATTTGCCGCAGCCTGACTGTTGATGATTTTTCCGCCATCTGCTACGACTGCCAGTTTTTCTATTTTCACTTTTCCGGTTCGCTTATTGACGCGGACTTTGCAAAAATGTGCCGCAGATGAACAGAAAGCAAATTTTTCACGCTCACTTCCCGGTTTTGATGCTACTTCAAGACGTATTTCAGTCAGATTATTCTTTTCAAATAATTCGTCATACGAAACAGAAACTTTAGAATTATTTTTTAAACTGATGCCTGTATCCGAAAGAATAATATTTTCAATAGCCACCCCTTTAAAGCTTTGATTAACTGACGATGCATATTCTGCCAGCTTTTGTTTTAATTGATTGCTCGCGTCGTAAACCGCTCCGCTTACAGAAGACAGCCCTGTACTTCCGCCCTGGCTTGGTGCGGGAGGAAGTGCTGAATTTCCAAGCTCTATACTGATTTTATCTTTTGAAATCCCGGTAATTTCGTGTGCGATATTCTGCATTCCGGTTCCCGTACCGGTTCCGATGTCGGTCATTGCCGTCTGGACAGTGATGGCGCCATTTTTGTGCATGATAATAGCTGCTTTTGCTTCTCTTCTTCCCGCATTCCACATTCCGACAGCCATTCCGTAGCCAATATACCAATCTCCATCACTAACAGTGGCGGGAGTTGATTTTCTGGCCTTCCATCCGATCATTTCAGCGCCTTTTTTTAAACCTTCATCGAGAAAATGGGTAGACCACGGTAGATTGGAATCAGGGTGTTTTTCCAGTGAGATATTTTTTAACCGCAGCTCTACAGGATCCATTTTAAGCTTGTAAGATAATTCATCTATGGCAGATTCTAAAGCAAATACCCCGGTACAGTCACCCGGGCCGCGCATCCACGTTGGAGTACTTAAATTTAAAGGAACACTTGCAGCTTCTGTCTTTAGATTGGGAAATTTATAAATTAACCTCGTCACACGGGTAATACCATCATTAAAGTTTTCATATACTGAAGTTTCGTTCTTCGCCTGATGTAAAATTCCTAAAAGGTTTCCCGACTGATCTGATCCTACCTTAATTCTTTGCCAGGAAGCCGGTCTGTATCCTGTCGCTGCAAACATCTGCGGACGGGTGAGCATGAGCTTTACAGGACGCCCGACCTGTTTGGCAGCCATCACTGAAGCTAAAACGTGGGGCCAGACTCTTAATCCGGAACCGAAACCACCGCCTACAAATTCACTGAATACTTCTATATTTTTTTCAGGAAGTTCAAATAATTTGGCAAAGGTTTTCTGAACATTGTTTACCCCCTGGTTTTTATCATAAAGACGTAAGCTGTCATTTCCTGTCCAGTGGGCAATCGTAGCGTGCATTTCCATAGGATTGTGCACATCTGCTTTAATATTGTATTGCTCATCTACCATGAACGGTAAATTTTGCCAGCTGTCAACGCTTCCTCTTTCTTTTCCTTCTGCTTTTAAAGCAACGGATTCTTTCTCAGAATCAAAATCCACCGCAAAACGGTCTTTCTGATATTGAGCTTCTACCAATGATGCTGCGAAAGTCGCGTCTTCCAACGTTTCGGCGATAACCATTGCAATAGGCTGACCTTTGAAAAATATTTTATCCGTATGAAAAATTGGTAAGCCAAATTTTGCTTCTTTGATTTTTTCTTCACTTGCCAACCCCGGCACCGAAGGTTTATGCAGATGGGTAATGATATCAATAACACCTTCCACTTCTTTGGCTTTATCAACCAATATCGATTGTATTTTACCGGAAGGCACCGTACTGTTTACCAGAACAGCATAACACACGTTTTTTACCTCATATTCGGCAGCATATTTACCGATTCCGGTCACTTTTTCTACCCCTTCAACGCGTCCTTCTGGTCTTTTAGACTTGATTTTCAATAATTCGAGTAATCCCATAATTGTTACTTTTTAATTTTCCACCCTTATTGATTGACACAATTTTGTAATGCTGTTACCATCGCTCCCTGAAGCATCGGAATCTTATAGCCGTTCTCAGACAGTGGTTTCAAATCTTTGGTTGCCAATCTTGCTGCTGCCTCAAAGACATCTGTTGTAGCGCGTTTGCCATTCAGAAATTTTTCCACGTCAAACCAACGCCAGGGTTTATGTGCCACGCCTCCTGAAGCCAGGCGTGCATTTTTTATTGTTTTTCCGTCAAGATCCAGTGCTGCTGCGACAGAAACCAAGGCAAATGCATATGAAGTTCTGTCTCTTACTTTCACATAGGCAGAATGTTTCCAGAATGCATTATCCGGAACTTCAATATTCGTTATTATGGCATCCTGCGGTAAATTATTATCCAGCCAGGGCGTATCTTCCGGCAACTTATGAAAATCCTTAAATGGTATTTTAATTTCTTTCTCATCCTTTGTCTGAGCGGTTACGGTTGCATCCAATGCAGCTAAAGCCACACAAAAATCTGAAGGATGAACCGCAACACACTGATTATTATATCCTGCAACAGCACTCATCCGGTTTGCACCATCAATGGCACTGCAACCGCTATTGGGTTTTCTTTTGTTACAGGGCGTTGTAACATCATAAAAATAAGGACATCTGGTTCGTTGCAACAGATTTCCCGCTGAACTTGCCATATTTCTGATCTGCGGTGAAGCACCCGCCAAAATAGCTTTTGAAATGAGAGGAAATCTTTCCGTCACATCTTTACTGTTTGCCACTTTGGTGTTACTTGCCATTGCACCAATCTGCAATTTGTTATTCTGATGATTTACTGTATCAGATAATGCTGTGGTTACATCAATCAGCACTTCCGGTTGGGCAATATTTTTCTTCATCAGATCTACCAGATTCGTTCCGCCTGCAATAAACTGACTGACTGCTGATTTCATGGCAGAAGCTTCAGTATCAGATTTTACTTTTTCAAAATTAAACGGTCTCATGGGCTGCAACTTTTTGAATGGATTGAACAATTCCGTTATACGCTCCGCAACGGCAAAGATTACCGCTCATATATTCTTTAATCTCCTCTACAGAACCTGTGTGGCCTTCCTTCACGCACGCAACGGCCGACATAATCTGTCCCGGCGTACAATACCCGCACTGAAAGCCGTCACATTCAATAAATGCTTTCTGCATCGGATGAAGCTCATCTCCGTTTGCCAGACCTTCAATCGTTGTGATCTCTTTTCCCTGGGCCATAGCCGCCAGTGTAAGGCAACTCAATGCCCTTTCACCGTTAATATGGATGGTACAGGCACCGCACTGTCCGTGGTCGCAGCCTTTTTTAGACCCTGTAAGATTTAACTGTTCTCTGAACAAATCCAATAAGGTAGTTCTCGTATCAACATAAAGCGTATGACTTTTTTTATTGATGGAAAGCGTAAGCCTGGATACGTTTTTCTTTGGAACAAGATACTGCTTTACATCCTGATAGAATGCTTTCACTGAAGACGGAATAGCCATAAAACCGGCTAGCAATCCGGAGACTTTGAGGAAGTTTCTCCTACTGTATTGTCCTTTCAATTCCATAAGTTATTTTTTTTCAATATAGTATTAAATGGTATGTGGATTAGGTTTTAACAAATATCATCAAATATTATTACAAATCAATGATACACATTACAGTTTTATATACCAATATTACAGTTTTTAATTAAGGGTTCTAAAAAAACAGATATTATTTATGTAAATTTGAATATATAATAACTTTTTAATGATTTTACCTCAACAAAAATCATACTCAAGTTTTAAAATAATGATTAATCCATAAAATGTATTCTGATGAAAGAGATCAATGATATTGTAAAAGCTTATAAAAAAGCACAGATTAATGGGTTAAAAGCAGCTCTGGCAACAGTTGTAAAAGTGGAAGGTTCCTCTTACCGGCAAGCCGGAGCAAGAATGTTGGTTACTGAAGATGGACAACTTACCGGTGCCATCAGTGGAGGATGTCTGGAGGGAGATGCCCTGAGAAAAGCATTGCTTGCCATCCATCAGAAAGACAACAAACTCATCACTTATGATACCAGTAATCCGGATGATGTCGAATTTGGAGTCCAGTTGGGCTGTAATGGGATTGTCCATATTCTTTTCGAATATATTGATGAAAACTCCTCTCAAAATCATATCTCCCTTTTAGAAAAGACAACTGAAAACAGGAATGAATCTGTCATCGCAACCCTATTTTCACTGGAAAAGAGAAATAAGCAGACGGGAACTATCGGATTGATGAAAAAGGAAAGTACGATGATATCAGACTCTGGTTGTATTTCAGAAAGTGAGCTGAATCATTTTTATTCAGAAGTTTTAGAAAAAAAACAAAACCTACTTGCCAAACATTCATCGAATGAAATTTTACTGCAATATATTCCTCCGCAGACAACATTGATCATTGCAGGAGCCGGAAATGATGTTAAACCTTTGGTGGAAACCGCTTCTATTTTAGGCTGGAAAACAGTAATTGCAGACGGAAGAGCAACGCATGCCCTGAAAAAGAGATTTCCACTCGCCGATGAAGTATTGCTTGCAACACCCGAAGAAATTATCAAAAACATAGAGATTGATGAAGCAACGGTTTTTGTTCTGATGACCCACAATTACAATTATGATCTCGATTTGCTGAAGCTCATTATTCATCAACCTGTACAATACATCGGATTATTAGGACCAAAAACTAGGTTCAACAGAATGATGGACGATCTTAAAAATTCAGGAATTGAATTAGGTGAAAAAGAATTAAATAAACTTTTTGGTCCGGTTGGAATAGATATTGGTGCTGAAACGTCGGAAGAAATTGCGATTTCCGTCATTGCAGAGATCAAAGCGGTCTTAAGCGGAAAAAAAGGTTCATCGCTACGGGATAAACCGGAAAAAATGCATACTGATATTCTCAGTATATAAAAAAATTATGATAACAGATCAATTCGGAAGAACCCATAATTATCTTCGGATATCTTTAACAGACAATTGTAACCTGCGTTGCTTCTACTGTATGCCGGAAGAAAATTATGATTTCACACCGCATTCAAAACTGATGCAGGCTGATGAAATTGATACCATTGCCCGATTATTTGTACAGCACGGTGTCAATAAAATCAGACTTACCGGTGGGGAGCCGTTTGTGAGAAAGGATGCTTCAAAGATCATTAGAAATCTGGGCAAACTGCCTGTACAATTGACGTGTACCACCAACGGAATTCGTATTGATGATATGCTTCCCGAAATTATTCAGTCTAATTTTCACAGCATTAATATCAGCCTTGATACTTTACAAAAGGAAAAATTCCTTAAGATTACCCGTCGCGATTACTTTGACCGCGTCCTCAGAAATATTGATCTGTTGCTGCAGCACAACATCAAAACCAAAATCAATGTTGTTGCCATGAAAGAGATTAATGACGATGAAATTTCAGATTTTATCGCTTTTACAAAAGATCATCCTGTAGAAATGCGGTTTATAGAGTTTATGCCTTTTAGCGGAAACAGATGGACCAGCAATCAGGTCATGACTCAGAAAGACATTCTGGATATCATCAGGGAAAAATATGATTTTATTCCTCAGCCAATGGGTTTTCATGATACCGCGAAGCAATTTAGCATTAATGGTCACAAAGGAAGCTTTTCAATTATCAGTACAATGAGCGAGCCATTTTGCAGTGGCTGCAATAGAATCAGACTTACCGCAGATGGAAAATTAAAAAACTGCCTGTTTTCAAAAAAAGAAACCGATCTTCTCACACCTTTACGAAACGGTGAAGATATTTTACCGATTATAGAATCTGCGATCTGGTCGAAAGCAAAAACGCAAGGCGGACAACTGAATGAACAATTCGAAAAAATAAATGCTTCCATCATTCAGAACAGAAGTATGATCAATATTGGCGGATAATGAAAAATACAGGCATTATATTACTGGCAGCAGGAAATTCTTCGAGAATGGGATCTCCGAAACAGCTTTTGATGTATCAGGGAAAAACATTTTTAGAAAGAATAATTGATACTGCTTTAGAAATATTTGATCCGAATCACATTGTTTTGGTTCTTGGAGCCTGTCATCATGAAATATCTTCTGTCATTAAAAATAAAAATATACACATTGTTATCAATGAAAACTGGGAATCAGGAATGGCTTCCTCTATACAATCAGGAATGAAAGCACTGTCCGGTTTTTTTCCGGAAATGGAAGGATGTTTTATTTCAGTTTGTGATCAGCCTTATCTTACGGGTGATTTATTTTCAAAAATGCTTCAGTTGAAGGAGACTTCAGAAAAGGAAATTGTTGTCGCAAAATATGCCGATACATTAGGCGTTCCGGCTTTATTTTCAAAAAAATATTTTAAACAATTAATGGAACTTACCGGTAAACAGGGTGCCAAAAAAATTATTCAGCAGAATATGAACGATGTGGAATCTTTTGAGTTTGAAAAAGGTGCTGTTGACATTGATACTCCGTCAGATTATAATCATTTAAAAAACAAACCATGATAAGTGTAGAGGAAGCAAAAAAAATAATTGAACAAAATATCCCTGAAAAGAAAACTCAGATTCTTCCTTTGAAAGAAGCATTTGGATATACAACTGCAGAAGATATTTATTCAAAATATGATATCCCGAATTTTTCACAATCCTCGATGGACGGTTATGCGATTCGTTTTGAAGATAGAGATATAAAGCTAAAAATCACAGGCGAAATGCAGGCCGGATCAACAGAACAGTTTCATCTTGAAAAAGGAACTGCCTGCCGTATTTTCACAGGAGCTCCGCTTCCTATCGGCGCAGATACCATTGTTATGCAGGAAAAAGCCCTCATTGAAAACGGATATCTCACGGTGAATGACACCGAACTCGAAAAAGGTTTGCATGTACGAAATGCCGGAAGCGATGCTAAAAAAAATACCGTTGCGATCAGTTCAGGAAGTTGTCTTTCAGCCGCCGCGATCGGATATCTTGCCGGAATCGGATGTACGGAAGTCAAGGTTTTTGCTGCTCCATCGGTTTCGTTAATTCTTACGGGAAACGAACTCGTACAACCGGGAGAAAATTTAAATTTCGGGCAGGTTTACGAATCTAATTCTTATCAGCTTGAAAGCGTTTTAAAACAATGTGGAATTAAAATTATTGAAAGCTTTTGGGTAAAAGATGATCCTTCAGAAGTTGAAAAAACGCTGGATCTGGCCATTTCCAAAACCGATATTGTGATTTTGGTAGGTGGCGTGAGTGTAGGCGATTACGATTTTGTGATTGATGCCACAAAACAATGTGGTGTTGAACAGAAATTTCATAAAATAAAACAAAAACCCGGTAAACCATTTTATTTTGGAACCAAAGGAGAAAAACTCGTTTTCGGATTACCCGGAAATCCGTCATCGGCATTGACCTGTTTTTATTTATACATTGCGCCTTTACTTTCAGAAATGATGAAACGTCCGGCGATTACGGAGAAAACCAATGCAACTTCCACTTCTTCGTATGGAAAGAAAACCGGTCTTACCCATTTCCTGAAAGCAACCTATGAAAACGGAAAAGTAACGCCGCTTCACGCACAGGAATCGTATCGTCTTCAGTCTTTTGCAGAAGCCAATTGCCTGATGATTTTACCGGAAGATTCTGAAGGCTGTAAAAAAGATGACGTGGTTGAAATTATACTGCTAAAATAGAAATCACGCAATGAACGTAGAATTTTTTTATCTGATTTTATTTGTGATTGCGGCTTTATATGCAGCAGTCGGGCACGGTGGCGCAAGCGGTTATCTGGCGTTAATGGCTTTATACGGAATAGCTCCCAAAGAAATGAAGCCGACCGCTTTGGTGCTTAATCTGTTCGTTTCACTTACTTCTTTCATACAATATTATCGTGGAGGACATTTTAAACTCAGGATCTTTATTCCGATTGCTCTGGCGTCTATTCCTCTGGCTTTTTTAGGTGGAATGATTCATATTGAAGACACTTTGTACAAAAGAATTTTAGGTATTTTACTGCTTTTTCCCGTTGTCCGTTTTTTCTTTTTTAAAAGTCCGGATGACAGTGAACTGAAAGATCCCAAAATCTATTTATCTTTACTTTTCGGAGGAGTGATCGGTTTATTATCGGGAATGATCGGCATTGGCGGAGGAATTTTGTTATCTCCGGTTCTTATTTTACTGAAATGGACCAACCAGAAACAGACCGCCGCGATCAGCGCAGCCTTTATTTTTGTCAATTCCATAGCAGGTTTGGGAGGAATGTTCACCAAAGAAATTTCCTTTACCAACGATATGTGGATGTATATCATCTGTGCATTTGCCGGAGGATTGCTCGGAGCATATTTAGCTTCAAAAAAATTGAATCAGAACGGTTTGAAATATGTTCTTGCCGTTGTACTTTTGATGGCTTCCTATAAATTAATATCAAGCACTATTTAAATAATTATTTCATTAAAAAAATTATAGTAAAAAAATGAATGAATGAGTACTGTAAAAATAATTAGCTTTGGCAGACTAAAAGAGATTTTAGGTCCGGATTTTGAAGCTGAAGCAGAAAACACCGATGAACTGCTCAGTCAGCTCACTGAAAAGTTTCCACAGTTGAAAGATCTAAAACTGAGAATTGCTGTGAATCAGAAGATTATTTCAGAGAATACTGCTTTACAAAATAACGATATGGTAGCTTTAATGCCACCTTATTCAGGAGGATAAATTATGTTGAATTCAGAACGATATGACAGACAGATTAAATTACAGGGTTTCGGCATCGAAGCTCAGGATAAACTTGCTTCAGCGAAAGTTCTGGTAATCGGAGCCGGTGGTTTAGGCTGTCCGGTTCTGCAATATCTCACCGCAGCCGGAGTTGGCAATATTAGTATTGTGGATGATGATCAGGTTTCATTAAGTAATTTGCACCGGCAGATTCTTTACACTTCGGATGACATCGGAAAGCTAAAAACCGAAGCTGCTCTCGACCGCCTGAATGCGATGAATCCCGAAGTACAATTAAGCATTATTTCTGAGCGGATTACCACTGAAAATGCGGTCAGAATAATTTCCGAATATGATGTAATTATAGACTGCAGCGATAATTTCCCTACGCGCTACCTGCTTGATGATGTGTGCAGAATTTTGGAAAAGCCCTTAATTTTCGGGGCAATTTATCAATATGAAGGACAGATTGCCATTTTCAATGTTAAAAGCAATGAAGGTGATGTTACGCATTACAGGAATCTTTTTCCGGAACCACCAGAGCCGGGAGAAGTTCCGGATTGCAACGACGCAGGTGTTCTGGGCGTTTTACCCGGAGTAATAGGAACTTTACAAGCTACAGAAGCGATTAAATTACTCACAGGAATTGGCGAAGCATTAATCAACAAATTAATGACCATCAATATACTGAATTATCAGACTGCTGTTTTTGAAATTCCTTCGTTAGATTTAACGGATAAAAATATTCCTTACAGCATCGAAGAATTTGAGAATATGAATTATCAGCTTCACTGTGGAATTGAATTTGCCAGAATTAAAAATATTTCTCCTTCAGAATTTACAAAAACAGTAAAACTTCCCGAAACAATTGTTATTGATGTTCGGGAACCGGAAGAACAACCAAAACTCAATCTTCCATATATTTCCATTCCTTTATCCCAATTAAAGGAAAATACAGACCAGATCAGTGACCGCAATATTATTATTGTCTGCCAATCCGGTAAAAGGAGTATAACCGGAGCAAAAATTTTACAGGAAATTTTAGGCACGGAATACAATATCAGTCATCTGGAAGGCGGCATTAATCATTTAAATAAAGAAACTCATGAGCAAGGTTAAAAATATATTCCAGAATAGTCCTATTTCACCTCTATTTATCGCGGAAAGCATTACGAAACATTCCACGAAAACGGAAATTGGTGCGCATCAGATATTTCTGGGACAAATCCGGGCAGACAAAATTGAAGATAAAACCGTCAAAGCAATCGAATATACAGCTTACGAAGATTTAGCACTCACTCAGATGGAAACGATCCGCGAAGAGATTTTTGCAAAATATAATCTTGCCTGTATGCATATTCATCACAGTTTAGGTATCGTGAATGCAGGAGAAATCTGTCTTTTTGTATTTACCTCATCAAAACATCGTAAAGAAGCAACCTTAGCCTGCAATGAAGTCGTTGAACGCATCAAAAATGAACTTCCGATCTGGGGAAGAGAAATTTTTGAGGATGAAACTCATCAATGGAAAATAAACCAATAAACCATGGTAGATATTACTTTTAAAACCTTCACCCTGCGAAAAGCAATTGCAGCGGCAACCATAAAAACCTCAGACATTTCAACGGTAGAAGCCGTACAAAACGGAACCGTTCCGAAAGGTAACGTTCTGGAATTTGCAAGAGCTTCGGCTTTATTGGCGATCAAGAAAACCAGCGATGTTATTCCGGACTGCCATCCTTTACCTGTAGAATATGCTGCCATTAATTATGAAATGAGTGGTTTAGACATTAACATTACCGTTGAAGTTCATACCATTTACAAGACCGGCGTTGAGGTGGAGGCAATGCATGGCGCTTCTGTAGCCGCTTTGGTGATTTATGATATGCTGAAGCCTATTGATAAAAATGTAGAGATCTCCAATATCAGGCTTTTGGAAAAACAGGGCGGAAAAAGCGGTCAGAAAAGCATAGAAACTGAAAATCTTACCGCTGCAGTAGTAGTTTGCAGTGATTCTGTTGCTCAGGGACTTAAAAATGACACTTCCGGAAAATTCTTGGTAGAATCTCTTAAAAATCAAGGAATTATTAATGTTGATTATTCAGTGATTCCGGATGAGGTTTCTGCTATTCAGCAAAAGGTAGAATTCTTTAAAAATAAAGGCTGTCATCTTCTTGTTTTTACAGGCGGAACCGGTCTTTCTGAACGGGATGTTACTCCGGAAGCGGTTCTACCGTTTATTACCAAAGAAATTCCGGGGATTATGGAAACAGCAAGAAACTACGGACAGGATCGTGTTAAAACTTCCATGCTTTCGAGAGGAATTGCCGGATTTTCTGACGATATGCTGATTTTGACATTTCCGGGATCTCACGGTGCGGTAAAAGAATATGTTCAGGCTCTTTTTCCCCAGGTTTTACATGTATTTTCCGTAAAAAAAGGAGACGGACATTAATTTCTGCTTCTCAACTTTAGAACTGTTTTCTCTATTTTTTCCACAGCTTTTTCAATCTCTGAAATTGTGGTATATTTTCCTATGCTGAATCTTATGGAAGATAATGCATCACGATCATTCATTCCCATTGCCTGAAGAACGTGCGAAGGCTTTGTGGTGACAGCATTACAGGCAGAACCGCTGGAAACGCATATATTTCCTAAAGAAAGAATTAATTCTTCGGAATTGATCCCTTCAAAACAGATATTGGTGGTATTGAAAATCCGTGCAGAATGATTTCCATTGATAAATGTTTGAGGAATTTTCAGCAATACATTTTCAAGATGATTTCTTAGTTCTTTTATTTTTTGTGCATCTTCATGCATTTCCTCAAGAGCGATTTGCGCTGCTTTTCCCATTCCTATAATTCCCGGGACATTTAAAGTTCCGCTTCTCAGATTATTCTGTTGTCCTCCTCCCTGAATTTGTGACTGCAACTTATTTTTAACGGAAGAAGAAATATAGAGCGCTCCTACACCTTTAGGTCCGTAAAATTTGTGGGCGGAGAAAGCCATCAAATCGATATTGAGTTTTTTTGCGTCAACTGGTATTTTCCCTACGGCCTGCGTTGCATCACAAAAAATATAACAGCCATTCCGGTGAACAATTTCGCCAATTTCTTTGATGGGATGAATGACTCCTGTTTCGTTGTTAACCAACATGATACAGACCATTAATGTTTTTTCGGTAATCAAAGATTCCAATTCAGAAAGATTGATATTTCCCAAATGATCAACATGCAGATAATCAACCCTGAATCCGTCTTTTTCAAGTTGCGCGCAAGTATCCAAAACAGCTTTATGTTCTGTGGTAACCGTAATAATATGGTTTTTATTCTGATCTTTTTTAAATCCTTTTAAAGCAAGGTTTACGGATTCTGTAGCTCCCGATGTGAAAATAATTTCTCTGGAGTTGACCCCGATAAGTTCTGCTACTTCTTCCGTGGCATTTTCAACCGCTTCTCTTATAGTAAGTCCGAAAAGATGAGAACTTCCTGAATTGGCATATAATTGATTAAAGTAAGGCAACATGGTATCTAAAACTCGCTGATCAACCGGAGTTGTAGCATTATAATCCAGGTAAACGAAATCATTATCCATCATAATATTTTAATTCATTTATAAAAATAGCGAACTTTTTTAGATTAGTTTTAAATTTAGCCAGAGCTTGTGTACTGCCGAATATTGTATGTTTTAAAGTAATCTTTTTGCCGAAAAACATTCATTATATTTGTATTTAGATTTACAATATGCATTCCAAGACTGATTTTCCAAAAATAAACGGACTGGTACTCGCCGGAGGGAAAAGTATGCGAATGGGAAATCCCAAAGATAAAATCAACTGGCACGGCAAAGAACAGCGGTATTATATGGCTGACCTGTTGTCTCCATTGTGCGATCAGGTATTTATTTCCTGCAGAGCGGATCAGCTTGAAAATTTCAATAATGAGTACCAGGCTATTACCGATACTTTTTCAAACATGGGGCCTTTCGGCGGATTGCTTTCTGCGTTGGATTTTCAGAAAGACAAAGCGTGGCTGGTCATTGCCTGTGATCTTCCTCTTTTAGACAAAAACCCGATAGAATTTCTTATCCAATCCAGAGATCCGGAAAAAGTGGCAACGGCTTATGAAAGTCCTTCTGATGGTTTACCGGAACCTCTGATCGCTATATGGGAACCTAAAAGCTATCCTTTGCTTCATCATTTTCTTTCAAAAGGAAACACCTCACTCCGAAAAATTTTGATTAACAGTGATACAACAATCCTGAAACCAGGCCACCCGGATTTTATGATGAACGTGAATACTCCCGAAGATCTGGAGAAAGTACAGAAAATATTAAAATTTTAATTTTTAACCAAACAATTTTATTCTATACCTGTTCCTGCTGCTGCAATGATGTGTTCGTCGATCTTTTTAAAAATATCGGGATTATGTTTTTTGATTTTAATCCGGACATATTTCGAAGCGGGCATATTGGCTCCGTTCACCACATTATTAATGGAGACCAAAACATTGGTTTCCGGGAAATAGGTCATGGTACTTTTCTGCGGAATAGGATATTTTACGACAATGAAAAGTGGTGCAATCCTTTCTTTACCATCATCATAATTGAACAGATCTACATGATCACCTTCTTTTAATCCAGCTTTTTCGATATCTTTTTCGTTCATCATAACCACTCTCCTTTCGT comes from the Chryseobacterium nepalense genome and includes:
- a CDS encoding NTP transferase domain-containing protein, with the translated sequence MHSKTDFPKINGLVLAGGKSMRMGNPKDKINWHGKEQRYYMADLLSPLCDQVFISCRADQLENFNNEYQAITDTFSNMGPFGGLLSALDFQKDKAWLVIACDLPLLDKNPIEFLIQSRDPEKVATAYESPSDGLPEPLIAIWEPKSYPLLHHFLSKGNTSLRKILINSDTTILKPGHPDFMMNVNTPEDLEKVQKILKF
- a CDS encoding cysteine desulfurase family protein — encoded protein: MMDNDFVYLDYNATTPVDQRVLDTMLPYFNQLYANSGSSHLFGLTIREAVENATEEVAELIGVNSREIIFTSGATESVNLALKGFKKDQNKNHIITVTTEHKAVLDTCAQLEKDGFRVDYLHVDHLGNINLSELESLITEKTLMVCIMLVNNETGVIHPIKEIGEIVHRNGCYIFCDATQAVGKIPVDAKKLNIDLMAFSAHKFYGPKGVGALYISSSVKNKLQSQIQGGGQQNNLRSGTLNVPGIIGMGKAAQIALEEMHEDAQKIKELRNHLENVLLKIPQTFINGNHSARIFNTTNICFEGINSEELILSLGNICVSSGSACNAVTTKPSHVLQAMGMNDRDALSSIRFSIGKYTTISEIEKAVEKIEKTVLKLRSRN